The following DNA comes from Corallococcus exiguus.
GCGTGCGACATGGGAGTCCACCGTCCGGTCATCGCGCTCCTCATTGGGCGGGAGGGCGTGCTGGGCAATCTGGGCCCGCGTCATGGCCCTGCAGGGGCGCTCCACGAGATACGCCAGCACGTTGAACTCATGGCGGGTCAGCGACACGGGGCCTGTGCTCTCGATGCTCACCTCGCGCGCATCGAGGTCCAGGCGTACATCGTCCCAACGCAGGACGCGGCGCGGTCGCTCCTCCAGGAGCAGCAGCCTGGCGCGGATGCGCGCGACCAGCTCCTCCATCCAAAAGGGCTTGGCGAGATAGTCCACCGCCCCCAGGCCAAACGAGCGCAGCCGGGGCCCTTCCACGCGTCCAACAGTTCGAAGCCGTCCTTCCCGGGGAGATTCAGGTCCAAAACCACCAAATCAGGCCGCTCGTGTTCGGACGCCTCGAATGCGAGCTCCCCGTCGGTGGCGAGCATCACCTGGAACCCCGCCTGCTTCAGGCCACGTACGAGGCCCGCGGCGATGGGGGCGTCATCCTCGACAACCAGAATGCGAGCCGGAACTGTCATCGACGACCTCCGTTCCGGCCCACTCGTGGGCGCGACCGCGGCGAGTCCATGACCTGAAGGGGCCGGTTTCGACGCCCAGGGCGTAGGCTCGAGACGCGCCAACGACACGAAGCTTTCGGTATTAGAAGCAGGTACAGGCCGCCTTGACACATTTGCCCAGGCGGAAGCCCTTCGCCACACAGCTGGCATTGCACTCCTCGGCGTAGCACTCCACCTGAGATGCTTCCGCGGTCGTGGGCGTGGACAGCGCCAGCGTGGCCCCAAACGAAACGAACGCACCCGCGCCCATCGCGAACAGCACCCGGCCCGCCTTCTTCAACGACGTCATCATGTGTGTCTCCCGGTGAGGATGTTTCGGCTTGAAGCATATCTCTCCTGGGAATTCATGGAGTCCCCGGGGTGAGCTTCCACAGGCGGCCGTTCGACGCGTCCGTGAGCAGGTAGAGCGCACCGTCGGGCCCCTGGACCACCTCGCGAATCCTCGCGTTGCGCTCCGTGAGCAGGCGCTCCTCTCCGACCACGAGGTCGTCCTTCAAGACGAGCCGCACCAGCGCCTGGCTGGACAGGCCGCCGATGAAGAAGTTCCCCTTCCACTCCGGAAAGAGCGCCCCCGAGTAGATGGTGAGCCCCGAGGGGGAGATGACCGGATCCCAATAATAGACAGGCTGCTCCATGCCCGCGGCCTGCGTTGTCTTGTGGATGGGCTGGCCCGAGTATTCCTCGCCATAGCCAATCGTGGGCCAGCCGTAATCCTTGCCGGCTTCCGGGCGGTTGAGCTCATCGCCTCCGCGCGGTCCCATCTCCACGATCCAGAGCCGCTGCTGGGCGTCCAGGGCCGCGGAGAGGATGTTGCGGTGTCCGGAGGACCAGATCTCCGGCCGGGCGTCCTTCCTGCCCACGAAGGGATTGTCCTGGGGAATGGAGCCATCCGGGTTGATGCGGACGACCTTCCCGAAGTCGCTCTTCAGGTCCTGCGCCTGGACGCGGCCGGGGAGGATGGAGCGCTCGCCGAGCGTGACGAAGAGCTTGCCGTCCGGTGTGAAGACGAGCCGTCCGCCCGCGTGCAGCGTGGACTCGAGCGTGGGCTGCATGCGGAAGATGACCTGGAGTCCCTTGATGCGCGGCTTCGGGCCATCCACCAGTTTCGCGCGCGCCACCGCGAGCCCGTTGCCGCCCTCGCGCGGCTCGTAATAGGTCCAGTAGATGAGCCCGCTCTTCGCGTAGTCGGGCCCCACCTCCACGTCGAGCAGCCCGCCCTGTCCGCGTCCGTCGACCTTGGGGAGGCCCGCCACCGGGGGCGACTTCTTGCCAGCGGTGGTGACGATGAAGAGCGAGCCCGTGGGCTTCTCCGTGACGAGGAAGCGCCCATCCGGCAGGAACGCGATGGCCCACGGCTTGTTGAAGCCGGAGGCGATCTCCGTCACCACGATGGGCGTGCGCGTCTTCACCTCCGGGGCGCGCGTCTGCTGCGGGAACGCGGGCTTGAACTCCGGGACGTTCGGGGGCGCGGTCTCCACCGGCTGGGCTCCGGAGACGGCGCTCAGCAGGAGGGCGGAGAGGAACGAG
Coding sequences within:
- a CDS encoding response regulator transcription factor, with protein sequence MEGPRLRSFGLGAVDYLAKPFWMEELVARIRARLLLLEERPRRVLRWDDVRLDLDAREVSIESTGPVSLTRHEFNVLAYLVERPCRAMTRAQIAQHALPPNEERDDRTVDSHVARLRKKLGPAGARIRTSWGIGYQFAPPEESS
- a CDS encoding PQQ-dependent sugar dehydrogenase, producing the protein MRHGLVTSFLSALLLSAVSGAQPVETAPPNVPEFKPAFPQQTRAPEVKTRTPIVVTEIASGFNKPWAIAFLPDGRFLVTEKPTGSLFIVTTAGKKSPPVAGLPKVDGRGQGGLLDVEVGPDYAKSGLIYWTYYEPREGGNGLAVARAKLVDGPKPRIKGLQVIFRMQPTLESTLHAGGRLVFTPDGKLFVTLGERSILPGRVQAQDLKSDFGKVVRINPDGSIPQDNPFVGRKDARPEIWSSGHRNILSAALDAQQRLWIVEMGPRGGDELNRPEAGKDYGWPTIGYGEEYSGQPIHKTTQAAGMEQPVYYWDPVISPSGLTIYSGALFPEWKGNFFIGGLSSQALVRLVLKDDLVVGEERLLTERNARIREVVQGPDGALYLLTDASNGRLWKLTPGTP